ATCACGTCGAGATTCTCGAACACAGCCACGCGGCGATGGCCTGCGCCTACGAGGCCGGCGCCTCGGGCCTGCCGCTGGCGGTGCTGCGCGGCTACGTGGGCAGCGACCTGCCCAAGGTCAACGACCAGATCAAGTTCATCGAATGCCCGTTCAGCGGCGAGAAGCTCGCCGCGGTACCGTCGATTCGCCCCGACGTCAGCGTGGTGCATGCGCAGAAGGCCGACCGCAAGGGCAACGTGCTAATCGAGGGCATCGTCGGCGTGCAGAAGGAGGCGGTACTGGCGGCCAGGCACAGCATCGTCACCGTCGAGGAGATCGTCGACGACCTCGACACCCATCCCAACGCCTGCGTGATTCCCGGCTGGGCGATCAGCGCCGTGGCGGTCGCCGAGCAGGGCGCCTATCCGTCGTATGCCCACGGCTACTATCCGCGCAACAACCGCTTCTACAAGGAGTGGGATACCATCGCCCGCGACCGCGATGCCTTCGAGGCCTGGCTCAAGACTCATGTGCTTGAAGCGGGAGGAGAATCCTGATGAGCAACTACACTTCCGCGGAAATGATGACCGTGACCGCCGCCCGCGCGCTGGCCAACGGCATGACCTGCTTCGTGGGCATCGGCCTGCCCTCCGAGGCGGCCAACCTGGCGCGGCTGACCCATGCCCCCGAGGTGGTGCTGATCTACGAGTCCGGCACGCTGCAGACCAAGCCCGAGGTGCTGCCGCTGTCGATCGGCGACGGCGAGCTTTGCGAGACCGCACTGACCACCGTGTCGGTGCCCGAGATGTTCCGCTACTGGCTGCAGGGCGGCAAGGTCGACGTGGGCTTTCTGGGTACCGCGCAGATCGATCGCTACTGCAATCTGAACACCACCCTGATCGGCGACTACACGGCGCCCAAGGTGCGCCTGCCGGGGGGTGGCGGGGCGCCGGAAATCGCCACCAACGCCGGCGAGGTGTTCATTACTCTCAAGCACTCCACGCGCACCTTCGTCAACGAGGTCGACTTCGTCACCACGCTGGGCTTCGGGCGCGACGGCAAGGGCCGCGACGGCGTGCCCAACATCGGCAAGGGCCCGACCCGGGTGATCACCGACCTGTGTGTGATGCGTCCCGATCCCGACACCAAGGAGCTGGTGGTCGTCTCGCTGCACCCCAGCGTGACCGCCGAGCAGGTCCAGGAAGCCACCGGCTGGAAGATCCGCTTTGCCGAGACGCTGGAGACCACCGAGGCGCCCAGCGAGAAGGAACTGAGCGTGCTGCGTGAACTCAAGGACAGGACCGACCGCCATCATGCGGGAGAATAAGGAGTATCGACATGACTGACGTCTATCTGTGTCATCCGATTCGTTCGGCGGTGGGCAAGTTCGGCGGCGCACTGGCCAGTGTGCGCCCCGACGATCTCGCCGCGGATCTCTTCCGCGCGCTGCTCGCACGGGCCCCGGATCTCGATCCGGCGGCCATCGACGACGTGATCATGGGCTGCGCCAACCAGGCCGGCGAGGACAACCGCAGCGTGGCGCGCATGGCGCTGCTGCTCGCGGGGCTGCCGACCAGCGTGCCCGGAACCACCATCAACCGGCTGTGCGGCTCGAGCATGGACGCCATCGGCACCGCGGCGCGCGCCATCCGCGCCGGCGAGGCCGAGCTGATGATCGCCGGCGGCGTCGAGTCGATGTCGCGGGCGCCCTACGTGCTCGGCAAGGCCGAGACGGCGTTCTCGCGCGGCCAGGTGATGGAGGACACCACCATCGGCTGGCGCTTCATCAATCCGCTGTTGAAAGCGCAGTACGGGGTCGACTCGATGCCCGAGACGGCGGAGAACGTCGCCGAGCAGTTCAATATCTCCCGCGAGGATCAGGATCAGTTCGCCTACACCTCGCAGCTCAGGACCAAGCGGGCCCAGGACAGCGGCCGGCTGGCGCGCGAGATCGTGCCCATCGAGATTCCCCGGCGCAAGCAGGAGCCGCTGATCTTCGATACCGACGAGCACCCGCGCGAGACCACCCTCGACAAGCTCGCCACCCTGCCCACGCCGTTTCGGGCCGCCGGCTCCAGCGTGATGGGCTCGGTCACCGCGGGCAACGCCTCGGGGGTCAACGACGGCGCGGCGGCGATGTTCGTCGCCAGCGAGGCGGCGATGAAGCGCCATAGCCTGGTGCCGATCGCACGTATCCACGGCATGGCCACCGCCGGCGTCGAGCCGCGGATCATGGGCATCGGCCCGGTGCCGGCGACGCGCAAGCTGCTCGCTCGGCTCGACATGACGCTCGACCAGCTCGACCACATCGAGCTCAACGAGGCCTTCGCCTCGCAGTCGCTGGCTTGCCTGCGCGAGCTGGGCATTGCCGACGACGATCCGCGCGTCAACCCTAACGGCGGGGCGATCGCGCTGGGCCATCCGCTGGGCATGTCCGGGGCGCGCCTCATCACCTCAGCGGCCCACGAGCTTGCGCTCAGCGACAAGCGCTTCGCGCTGTGCACCATGTGCATCGGCGTCGGGCAGGGGATAGCGACCGTGATCGAGCGGATTTAAGAGAGGGAAGAAAGAAGAGGAAAGACCGAAGAGATGCATCATCGCGCCGTCGCGACACGAAGTGGCGCTCTTCCACCTTCAAGGGCGCAGCCCGTTCTTCCATCTTTCGGGATATCGCGCCGAGGCATCCGCCAAGGCGCTTACGATTGGAGAAGCCTTATGGCATTTCTCGACATCAACGGCCGCAGCGTCGCCTATCGCCTGCTGGGCAGCCAGGCCAACCCATTGGTGGTTCTCGCCCATCCACTCGGGATGACGCAGACGGTGTGGGACGACGTGCTGGCCCGGCTATTGCCGCGCTATCGCGTGCTGACCTGGGACCTGCCGGGGCACGGTGCCAGCCAGGCCTGGCCCGAGCGGGGCGGCGACATCACCCCGGCCGACCTGGCGCACGAGGCATTGGCCCTGGCGGATCACGCCGGCGCCGGGCGCTTCCATTTCGTGGGTACCTCGATCGGCGGGGTGGTTGGCCAGCAGTTGCTTGCCGCTCACGCCGAACGGCTGCTGTCGGCGACCCTGACCAACACCGGCGCGGTGATCGGCACCGCCGAGCTGTGGAATACCCGGGCGCGGCGCGTGCGCGACGAAGGCCTGGCGGCGATGGCCGAGGAGATCGTGCCGCGCTGGTTCGCGCCGGCGCTTGTCGAGGCCGACCCGGCGCTCAAGGCCGGCTGGTGCGTGCAGATGGGCCGCGGCGACGATGAATCCTACGCCCGGCTGTGCGAGATGCTGGGCCGCGACACCTTCACCGGCCGGTTGCACGCCACGTCTATCAATATCCAGCTGCTGGGCGGCAGCGAGGACCTGGCCACGCCGCAGAGGACGCTCGAGGCGCTGGCCGGGGAGTGCGACGGCGCGCCGCTGGTGATCTTCGACGGCGTCGGCCACGTGCCATCGGTGGAAGCGCCCGAACGGCTGGCGGCCGCGCTGCTGGCGACCCTGGCAGTGGACCTTGGCGATGTCGGCGAGCGGGGCGTCGATTACGCCACGGGCCTGGAAACCCGCAAGCAGGTGCTCGGCGAAGAACACGTGGCGCGTGCCTCGAGCAAGGCGACCAGCCTGGACGCGCCCTTCCAGCAGATGATCACCCGGCTGGCCTGGGGCGAGCTGTGGAGCAACGAGGATCTGACCCGGCGCGAGCGCAGCATGATCACTACCGGTATTCTCGCCGCGCTGGGCCGCGAGGAACTGGAACTGCACCTCAAGACCGCGCAGCGCATCGGGCTTTCCGAGGCCGAGTTGCGCCAGGTACTCATGCATGTCGCCGTCTATGGCGGCGTGCCGGCCGCCAACCATGCCTTCGCGCTGGCCAAGCGGCTGGGCTGGGACGAGACGTTACAGTGACACTCGGGTATGGCAGGCGAATGGCAGTGTTAGGGAACGGTAGCTCCGATGAGCCATCGCCAGCGATATCCGGAAAGCTGGCGCAGTGGGTTTGGCATAAAGGCCAGGGCAGCCGTAGCAACAGCCTGATGATGTGAGCCGGGCGCGGTGTAGCGGATACCGGTGATAACTTCCTGAGAGTGCTTGTTCTCGGGGTGATATGCCGGTCAGTCCGTTTGGCGCACCGGCACGCGGCTTAAATGATTGTTTTCGTCGGCCAGCCGTTGCAGCAGTCGACACAGGGTTTTGTGATCGCTCTCGCATAGAGGGGCGAGCATCTCTTCCTGCACTTCGGCCACGGCGGGCTCAGCGATCTGACGCAGGTGTTTTCCTTCCGCAGTTAGGGAAACCATCAGGCAACGACGATCCTTGGGGTTGCGTCTCCGGGTGATCAGGCTGCGTTCCTCCAGCTTGCGTACCACCACGGTCACAGTATTTCGGTCCAAGGCCGTATGGCGGCCTAGGAGCCCGTCGGACTTGACACTGACCTACTGCGAATCCCGGCCTTTCGGCCAATTCCATCGATCCATTTCGTTAAATAGCGCGCTATTCGCCTCAATCGATCGATAAATTTGACTCGAAACCCGTGCTTCTCGTGACGATCGGCCAAGCCCGACAGACTCCTAGGTCACTTCGCTTCTAGCATGAAGCGCTCGAAAAACGCCGCCAGCTCGTCATGGGCTTTTAGCGGCAGCACGTTGGCGATGTGCTGGTCAGGGCGCACGATTACCAGACAGCCGTGCTCCCGGTCGATACCGCGCATGTCGAAAATATTCTGCGCATTCTTCAGATCGGGACAGAACACCTTCTCATAGTCGTGCAGGCCATAGCGCCCCTTGCGTGGCCACAGGAGCTGCGGGAAGCCATCCAGGGAGAGCTCGCGAAAATCCTGCTGGCAGATGGCGCGCAGATCGAACACCGAGTCGATGTCGTCGCCTGGCGGCGTGTGCTTGCGCACCGGCGAGTCAGGCGATTCATCGAGGAACCGGCACAGGCCACCGAGGCCCGATTCCGCTGCGGCGGGGTCACCGCCGCCGGCGAAGGCGAACAGTCGCCAGCGGCCATCTGCCTCCACCGTGTGGCCCAGGTGCATGGGCTTGGCATCCGACAGGCGCACCACCGGCGCGGAGTGGAAGCGCGTGCCGATTTCCAGGCCCGCAGCGAGATGCTGGTGGATGGGTTCCGCGGAAATTAGCGAGGGGTAGTACTGGATCGCCGTGCCGGCGGTAAAGCGCCCCTGTCTAACGAAGTACTCCTGGAATTCCTTGGGATCCACGCCGTCGCCCTTGTCCTCGGGCGAGCCCTTGGGCGGAGCGCTGAACATCCTGGCGAACTTGCGATCGAAGTCGATCAGCTCCTTGGCCACGGTCTGACGCTCGGTGGTGTAGGTATCGAGGATCGCCGGCGAGGCTTTGCCCTGCAGCACCGAAGCCAGCTTCCAGCCCAGGTTGAATGTGTCGCGCATCGAGACATTCATGCCCTGGCCCGCCTTGGGGCTGTGGGTGTGGCACGCATCACCGGCGATGAACACATGGGGCACGCGGTTGCCGACCGCCTCGAGGGGCACGTCATCGAATTTGTCGCACAGTCGCTGGCCGATTTCGTAGACCGACCACCAGGCGATCTCCTTCACGTCCAGCTTGTAGGGGTGCAGAATCCGCTGGGCGACGGCCACCAACTGATCCGAGGTGATGTTGCGGCTCGCCACCCGCTCGTCTTCGTTGAGCTTGTCGAGCTCGATATAGAGGCGGGTGAGGTAGCCGCCCTCCCGCGGGATCACTAGGATGTTGCCCTCGTTGGCGGAGTGGATGGTGGCCTTCATGCGGATATCGGGGAAGTCGGTGACCGCGAGCACATCCATCACGCCCCAGGCCTGGTTGGCCGAGTCGCCCACCAGCGAACGCCCCAGCGATTTGCGCACCTGGCTGCGTGCCCCGTCACAGCCGACCACGTAGCGGGCTCGCACCGTTTCCATTTCACCCCTATGTGCCTCATCGGTGCGCTCGAGGGTGACGGTGACCGGATAGTCGTCCGAGGTCAGGGTGACGGCATTGGCCTTCTCAATGTCGATCTGCACGTCGACCACGCGGCGCGAGTAGTTGGGTTCCAGCCGGCTGGGGGAGTGGCGCATCTGCTCCAGGTAGAAGTCATGCACCCGTGCCTGGTTAAGCACCGTATGGGGGAGCTCGGAGAGGCCATCCTCGGTGTCCTGGACACGACCGTGACGCATGATGTTCTTGCGGTCTGTCTCGTCGGGCTTCCAGAACACCGTCTCGTTGATCCAGCAGGCCTCCTTCATCACCTTGTCGACGAAGCCGAAGGCATTGAACATCTCCATGCTGCGGCAGGCGATGCCGTCGGCCTGGCCGAGCCGGATCGCCCCGTCTTTCTGCTCGACGATGCGAGTCTTGATGTCGGGGAAGGCCGAGAGTTGCGTGGCCAAGGTCAGGCCGGCCGGACCGCAGCCGACGATCAGCACGTCGACTTCATCAGGCAAACAATCGGAGTTGGCTGGTTCGCCTGCTGAGGCGTGGTGCTTGGGGTCGCCGGTGTGAAAGCCGTTGAGATGAAACTGCATGGTAGCCTCGTCGGTTGCTTCATCAGTCATTAATTGATCACTATTGTGATTATATGGCGAGTCCACAATTAGACTTTTTGCTAGCTTAAGCGCAGCGAAGCCACGTTTGGTCCAGGTCGGGGAGGTTGACCACTACAGATAGACTGAGTTGGCACAGCCGAGCGCAGGAGTTAAGGCGGGCCAGGAGCCCGTCGGACTTGACACTGACCTACTGCGAATCCCGGCCTTTCGGCCAATTCCATCGATCCATTTCGTTAAATAGCGCGCTATTCGCCTCAATCGATCGATAAATTTGACTCGAAACCCGTGCTTCTCGTGACGATCGGCCAAGCCCGACAGACTCCTAGAGCCCGGTTAAGACTAAAGTCGCTTTCCCCTCGGCGGCCGGTAGTTTACCTTCGTGTTATTAACGAACAGGTGTTCACCATGCGAATTTGGTGGGTGGGCACTAACGACAAAAACGCTTGGAGAAACCATGAAAACCAGAATCACCGCTTGCCTACTGGCGACATCCATCGCCGGCTTGACCGCTACCT
The genomic region above belongs to Halomonas zincidurans B6 and contains:
- a CDS encoding FAD-binding monooxygenase yields the protein MTDEATDEATMQFHLNGFHTGDPKHHASAGEPANSDCLPDEVDVLIVGCGPAGLTLATQLSAFPDIKTRIVEQKDGAIRLGQADGIACRSMEMFNAFGFVDKVMKEACWINETVFWKPDETDRKNIMRHGRVQDTEDGLSELPHTVLNQARVHDFYLEQMRHSPSRLEPNYSRRVVDVQIDIEKANAVTLTSDDYPVTVTLERTDEAHRGEMETVRARYVVGCDGARSQVRKSLGRSLVGDSANQAWGVMDVLAVTDFPDIRMKATIHSANEGNILVIPREGGYLTRLYIELDKLNEDERVASRNITSDQLVAVAQRILHPYKLDVKEIAWWSVYEIGQRLCDKFDDVPLEAVGNRVPHVFIAGDACHTHSPKAGQGMNVSMRDTFNLGWKLASVLQGKASPAILDTYTTERQTVAKELIDFDRKFARMFSAPPKGSPEDKGDGVDPKEFQEYFVRQGRFTAGTAIQYYPSLISAEPIHQHLAAGLEIGTRFHSAPVVRLSDAKPMHLGHTVEADGRWRLFAFAGGGDPAAAESGLGGLCRFLDESPDSPVRKHTPPGDDIDSVFDLRAICQQDFRELSLDGFPQLLWPRKGRYGLHDYEKVFCPDLKNAQNIFDMRGIDREHGCLVIVRPDQHIANVLPLKAHDELAAFFERFMLEAK
- the pcaF gene encoding 3-oxoadipyl-CoA thiolase produces the protein MTDVYLCHPIRSAVGKFGGALASVRPDDLAADLFRALLARAPDLDPAAIDDVIMGCANQAGEDNRSVARMALLLAGLPTSVPGTTINRLCGSSMDAIGTAARAIRAGEAELMIAGGVESMSRAPYVLGKAETAFSRGQVMEDTTIGWRFINPLLKAQYGVDSMPETAENVAEQFNISREDQDQFAYTSQLRTKRAQDSGRLAREIVPIEIPRRKQEPLIFDTDEHPRETTLDKLATLPTPFRAAGSSVMGSVTAGNASGVNDGAAAMFVASEAAMKRHSLVPIARIHGMATAGVEPRIMGIGPVPATRKLLARLDMTLDQLDHIELNEAFASQSLACLRELGIADDDPRVNPNGGAIALGHPLGMSGARLITSAAHELALSDKRFALCTMCIGVGQGIATVIERI
- a CDS encoding alpha/beta fold hydrolase, whose amino-acid sequence is MAFLDINGRSVAYRLLGSQANPLVVLAHPLGMTQTVWDDVLARLLPRYRVLTWDLPGHGASQAWPERGGDITPADLAHEALALADHAGAGRFHFVGTSIGGVVGQQLLAAHAERLLSATLTNTGAVIGTAELWNTRARRVRDEGLAAMAEEIVPRWFAPALVEADPALKAGWCVQMGRGDDESYARLCEMLGRDTFTGRLHATSINIQLLGGSEDLATPQRTLEALAGECDGAPLVIFDGVGHVPSVEAPERLAAALLATLAVDLGDVGERGVDYATGLETRKQVLGEEHVARASSKATSLDAPFQQMITRLAWGELWSNEDLTRRERSMITTGILAALGREELELHLKTAQRIGLSEAELRQVLMHVAVYGGVPAANHAFALAKRLGWDETLQ
- a CDS encoding CoA-transferase subunit beta, yielding MSNYTSAEMMTVTAARALANGMTCFVGIGLPSEAANLARLTHAPEVVLIYESGTLQTKPEVLPLSIGDGELCETALTTVSVPEMFRYWLQGGKVDVGFLGTAQIDRYCNLNTTLIGDYTAPKVRLPGGGGAPEIATNAGEVFITLKHSTRTFVNEVDFVTTLGFGRDGKGRDGVPNIGKGPTRVITDLCVMRPDPDTKELVVVSLHPSVTAEQVQEATGWKIRFAETLETTEAPSEKELSVLRELKDRTDRHHAGE
- a CDS encoding CoA transferase subunit A, translating into MAEFLNLHDAVARYVDDGATVAMEGFTHLIPFAAGHEIIRQGKRELTLIRMTPDLIYDQLIGAGCVKKLIFSWGGNPGVGSLHRLRDAVEKDYPHHVEILEHSHAAMACAYEAGASGLPLAVLRGYVGSDLPKVNDQIKFIECPFSGEKLAAVPSIRPDVSVVHAQKADRKGNVLIEGIVGVQKEAVLAARHSIVTVEEIVDDLDTHPNACVIPGWAISAVAVAEQGAYPSYAHGYYPRNNRFYKEWDTIARDRDAFEAWLKTHVLEAGGES